The Streptomyces nitrosporeus genome includes a window with the following:
- a CDS encoding alkaline phosphatase PhoX: MERRTFLRTAVIGSSAAAFGGTLWRGAAFADPAQPAAGPYGALRAANSDGILLPSGFTSRIIARSGRAVAGTSYTWHSAPDGGATFADGSGWIYVSNAEVSASSGGGASAVRFDSSGTVTSAYRILSGTNTNCAGGRTPWNTWLSCEEVSRGFVYETDPWGVDAAVRRPAMGRFKHEAAAADPDHGYVYLTEDETDGRFYRFRPATWGDLSSGTLQVLVAGTGTSGPVTWTTVPDPAGSSTPTRRQVSGAKVFNGGEGCFYAAGTCWFTTKGDNRVWAYDADTSSLSLAYDDSLVTGGGAPLTGVDNVTRAASGDLYVAEDGGNMEICLITPEDTVAPFLRISGQSGSEITGPAFSPDGSRLYFSSQRGTSGSSSGGITYEVSGPFRS, from the coding sequence GTGGAACGTCGGACCTTCTTGCGCACAGCGGTGATCGGCAGCTCGGCGGCGGCATTCGGCGGCACCCTGTGGCGGGGGGCCGCCTTCGCGGACCCCGCCCAGCCGGCCGCCGGCCCCTACGGCGCGCTGCGGGCGGCCAACAGTGACGGCATCCTGCTGCCGAGCGGTTTCACCAGCAGGATCATCGCCCGCTCGGGGCGGGCCGTCGCCGGCACCTCGTACACCTGGCACAGCGCGCCCGACGGCGGCGCCACCTTCGCCGACGGCAGCGGCTGGATCTACGTCTCCAACGCGGAGGTGTCCGCGAGCAGCGGCGGCGGGGCGAGCGCGGTGCGCTTCGACTCCTCGGGGACCGTCACCTCCGCCTACCGGATCCTGTCCGGCACGAACACCAACTGCGCGGGCGGCCGCACCCCCTGGAACACCTGGCTCTCCTGCGAGGAGGTCAGCCGCGGCTTCGTGTACGAGACGGACCCGTGGGGTGTGGACGCCGCCGTGCGGCGGCCGGCGATGGGCCGGTTCAAGCACGAGGCGGCGGCCGCGGACCCCGACCACGGCTACGTCTATCTGACCGAGGACGAGACGGACGGCCGCTTCTACCGCTTCCGCCCCGCCACCTGGGGCGATCTGTCGTCCGGCACGCTCCAGGTGCTGGTGGCGGGCACCGGCACCTCGGGCCCGGTGACCTGGACGACGGTCCCCGACCCGGCCGGCTCGTCCACCCCGACCCGCCGGCAGGTTTCCGGCGCCAAGGTGTTCAACGGCGGCGAGGGCTGCTTCTACGCGGCGGGCACCTGCTGGTTCACCACCAAGGGCGACAACCGGGTGTGGGCGTACGACGCGGACACCTCGTCGCTCTCGCTCGCCTACGACGACTCGCTGGTCACCGGGGGCGGCGCCCCGCTCACCGGCGTCGACAACGTCACCCGCGCCGCCTCCGGTGACCTGTACGTCGCCGAGGACGGCGGGAACATGGAGATCTGCCTGATCACCCCGGAGGACACCGTGGCGCCCTTCCTGCGGATCAGCGGGCAGTCGGGCTCGGAGATCACCGGCCCGGCCTTCTCCCCGGACGGCAGCCGGCTCTACTTCTCCTCGCAGCGCGGGACGAGCGGCAGCTCCTCCGGCGGCATCACCTACGAGGTCAGCGGACCCTTCCGGAGCTGA
- the ppdK gene encoding pyruvate, phosphate dikinase, whose amino-acid sequence MSENKDPQKFVYDFTEGNKDLKDLLGGKGANLAEMTNLGLPVPPGFTITTEACKVYLDSGEEPAELRDEVGAHLAALEKHMGKKLGQADDPLLVSVRSGAKFSMPGMMDTVLNIGLSDASVLGLAEQAGDERFAWDSYRRLIQMFGKTVLGVDGDLFEEALEAAKEAKGVTVDVDLDAADLKKLVERFKKIVSRDAGRDFPQDAREQMDLAIRAVFDSWNTDRAKLYRRQERIPGDLGTAVNVCSMVFGNLGPDSGTGVAFTRDPASGHQGVYGDYLQNAQGEDVVAGIRNTVPLADLESIDKQSYDQLMKIMETLETHYKDLCDIEFTIERGHLWMLQTRVGKRTAGAAFRIATQLVDQGLIDEAEALQRVNGAQLAQLMFPRFDDRAQTVLLGRGIAASPGAAVGKAVFDSYTAVKWSRSGEKVILIRRETNPDDLDGMIAAEGILTSRGGKTSHAAVVARGMGKTCVCGAEEIEVDTKRRRLTVGDTVVEEGETVSVDGSTGKVYLGEVPVVPSPVVEYFEGRMHAGADDADELVAAVHRIMAYADRVRRLRVRANADNAEDALRARRFGAQGIGLCRTEHMFLGERREMVEKLILADTDAEREAALEALLPLQKADFIELFESMDGLPVTVRLLDPPLHEFLPDITELSVRVALAESRKDANENDLRLLQAVHKLHEQNPMLGLRGVRLGLVIPGLFAMQVRAIAEAAAHRKNVKGDPRAEIMIPLVGTVQELEIVREEADRVVAEVEAATGTDLRLTIGTMIELPRAALTAGQIAEAAQFFSFGTNDLTQTVWGFSRDDVEASFFTAYLEKGIFGVSPFETIDKDGVGSLVRSAVAAGRATRPDLKLGVCGEHGGDPESVHFFHEAGLDYVSCSPFRIPVARLEAGRAAARSTGSDSR is encoded by the coding sequence GTGTCGGAAAACAAAGATCCTCAGAAGTTCGTCTACGACTTCACCGAGGGCAACAAGGATCTGAAGGACCTCCTGGGTGGCAAGGGTGCCAACCTCGCGGAGATGACCAATCTCGGTCTTCCGGTCCCTCCGGGTTTCACCATCACCACCGAGGCGTGCAAGGTCTACCTCGACAGCGGTGAGGAGCCGGCCGAGCTGCGTGACGAGGTCGGTGCACACCTCGCGGCGCTCGAGAAGCACATGGGCAAGAAGCTCGGCCAGGCCGACGACCCGCTGCTGGTCTCCGTCCGCTCCGGCGCGAAGTTCTCGATGCCCGGGATGATGGACACCGTCCTCAACATCGGCCTCTCCGACGCCTCGGTTCTCGGCCTCGCCGAGCAGGCCGGCGACGAGCGGTTCGCCTGGGACTCCTACCGGCGCCTCATCCAGATGTTCGGCAAGACCGTCCTCGGGGTCGACGGCGACCTCTTCGAGGAGGCGCTGGAGGCCGCGAAGGAGGCCAAGGGCGTCACCGTCGACGTGGACCTCGACGCGGCCGACCTGAAGAAGCTGGTCGAGCGGTTCAAGAAGATCGTCTCCCGCGACGCCGGGCGCGACTTCCCGCAGGATGCCCGCGAGCAGATGGACCTGGCCATAAGGGCGGTCTTCGACTCGTGGAACACCGACCGTGCCAAGCTCTACCGCCGCCAGGAGCGCATCCCCGGCGACCTCGGCACCGCCGTCAACGTCTGCTCCATGGTCTTCGGCAACCTCGGCCCGGACTCCGGCACCGGCGTCGCCTTCACCCGCGACCCGGCCAGCGGCCACCAGGGCGTCTACGGCGACTACCTGCAGAACGCCCAGGGCGAGGACGTCGTCGCGGGCATCCGCAACACCGTCCCGCTCGCGGACCTGGAGTCGATCGACAAGCAGTCGTACGACCAGCTCATGAAGATCATGGAGACGCTGGAGACCCACTACAAGGATCTCTGCGACATCGAGTTCACCATCGAGCGCGGTCACCTCTGGATGCTCCAGACCCGGGTCGGCAAGCGCACAGCCGGCGCCGCCTTCCGGATCGCCACCCAGCTCGTCGACCAGGGCCTCATCGACGAGGCCGAGGCGCTGCAGCGCGTCAACGGCGCCCAGCTCGCGCAGCTGATGTTCCCGCGCTTCGACGACCGGGCGCAGACCGTGCTGCTGGGCCGCGGCATCGCCGCCTCCCCGGGCGCGGCCGTCGGCAAGGCCGTCTTCGACTCGTACACCGCCGTCAAGTGGTCGCGGTCCGGCGAGAAGGTCATCCTGATCCGCCGCGAGACCAACCCGGACGACCTGGACGGCATGATCGCCGCCGAGGGCATCCTCACCTCGCGCGGCGGCAAGACCTCGCACGCCGCGGTCGTCGCCCGCGGCATGGGCAAGACCTGCGTCTGCGGTGCCGAGGAGATCGAGGTGGACACCAAGCGCCGCCGGCTGACGGTCGGCGACACCGTGGTGGAGGAGGGCGAAACCGTCTCCGTCGACGGCTCCACCGGCAAGGTCTACCTCGGTGAGGTCCCCGTCGTGCCCTCCCCGGTCGTCGAGTACTTCGAGGGCCGGATGCACGCCGGCGCCGACGACGCCGACGAACTGGTCGCCGCCGTGCACCGGATCATGGCCTACGCCGACCGGGTACGCCGGCTGCGCGTACGCGCCAACGCGGACAACGCCGAGGACGCCCTGCGGGCCCGCCGCTTCGGCGCCCAGGGCATCGGCCTGTGCCGCACCGAGCACATGTTCCTCGGTGAGCGCCGCGAGATGGTCGAGAAGCTGATCCTCGCCGACACCGACGCCGAGCGTGAAGCCGCGCTGGAGGCCCTGCTGCCGCTCCAGAAGGCCGACTTCATCGAGCTGTTCGAATCGATGGACGGCCTGCCGGTCACCGTGCGCCTGCTCGACCCGCCGCTGCACGAGTTCCTGCCCGACATCACGGAACTCTCCGTCCGGGTGGCGCTCGCCGAGTCCCGCAAGGACGCCAACGAGAACGACCTGCGCCTGCTCCAGGCCGTGCACAAGCTGCACGAGCAGAACCCGATGCTGGGCCTGCGCGGGGTCCGTCTCGGCCTGGTCATCCCCGGCCTGTTCGCGATGCAGGTCCGGGCGATCGCCGAGGCCGCCGCGCACCGCAAGAACGTCAAGGGCGACCCGCGCGCCGAGATCATGATCCCGCTGGTCGGCACCGTGCAGGAGCTGGAGATCGTCCGGGAGGAGGCCGACCGGGTCGTCGCCGAGGTGGAGGCCGCCACCGGCACCGACCTCAGGCTCACCATCGGCACCATGATCGAACTGCCGCGCGCCGCCCTGACCGCCGGCCAGATCGCCGAGGCCGCGCAGTTCTTCTCCTTCGGTACGAACGACCTCACCCAGACCGTGTGGGGCTTCTCCAGGGACGACGTGGAGGCATCGTTCTTCACCGCCTACCTGGAGAAGGGCATCTTCGGGGTGTCGCCGTTCGAGACGATCGACAAGGACGGCGTCGGTTCGCTGGTGCGCAGCGCCGTGGCCGCCGGCCGGGCCACCCGGCCCGACCTCAAGCTGGGCGTCTGCGGTGAGCACGGGGGCGACCCCGAGTCGGTGCACTTCTTCCACGAGGCGGGCCTGGACTACGTCTCCTGCTCACCCTTCCGGATCCCGGTCGCCCGGCTGGAAGCGGGCCGGGCCGCCGCCCGGTCGACGGGCAGCGACAGCCGCTGA
- a CDS encoding metal ABC transporter substrate-binding protein, giving the protein MNVRRLIPATAVAGAAALGLTALSACSSSDAAGPGSDGKLDVVASFYPMQFLAEEIGGSHVSVTTLTKPGVEPHDLELSPRQTGSLSDADYILFLKGVQPAVDDAVDQAGVEHTVDAAELTTLESHGAEVGGHDHGHGEEGHSEEEHAEEEHAEEEHSHEGGTDPHIWLDPVKYAEVAEGVGKSLEKADPDHAADYRANTEALVGKLNTLDSAYEAGLKDTATKTFITTHSAFGYLAERYGLTQEGIAGLDPEAEPSPARISEIHGVAEESGATTVFFETLASDRTAKTLAKDLGLETDVLDPLEGITDTSEGADYLEVMESNLAALQKALGAK; this is encoded by the coding sequence ATGAACGTACGCCGTCTGATACCCGCCACCGCCGTCGCCGGAGCAGCCGCCCTCGGTCTCACCGCGCTCTCCGCCTGCTCCTCCTCCGACGCGGCCGGCCCCGGGAGCGACGGCAAGCTGGACGTGGTGGCGTCCTTCTACCCGATGCAGTTCCTCGCCGAGGAGATAGGCGGATCGCACGTCTCCGTCACCACCCTGACGAAGCCGGGCGTGGAGCCGCACGACCTGGAGCTCTCCCCCCGGCAGACCGGCTCGCTGAGCGACGCCGACTACATCCTCTTCCTCAAGGGCGTCCAGCCCGCCGTGGACGACGCCGTGGACCAGGCGGGGGTCGAGCACACCGTGGACGCGGCGGAGCTCACCACCCTGGAGAGCCACGGCGCCGAGGTCGGCGGCCACGACCACGGCCACGGCGAGGAGGGCCACTCCGAGGAGGAGCACGCCGAGGAGGAGCACGCCGAGGAGGAGCACAGCCACGAGGGCGGGACCGACCCGCACATCTGGCTGGACCCGGTGAAGTACGCCGAGGTCGCCGAGGGCGTGGGCAAGTCCCTGGAGAAGGCCGACCCCGACCACGCCGCGGACTACCGCGCGAACACCGAAGCCCTGGTCGGCAAGCTGAACACGCTCGACTCGGCGTACGAAGCCGGGCTGAAGGACACCGCGACGAAGACCTTCATCACCACGCACTCCGCCTTCGGCTACCTCGCCGAGCGCTACGGCCTCACCCAGGAGGGCATCGCCGGGCTCGACCCCGAGGCCGAGCCCAGCCCCGCCCGGATCAGCGAGATCCACGGCGTCGCGGAGGAGAGCGGGGCCACCACGGTCTTCTTCGAGACCCTCGCCAGCGACAGGACCGCCAAGACCCTGGCCAAGGACCTCGGACTGGAGACGGACGTCCTGGACCCGCTGGAGGGAATCACGGACACCTCCGAGGGCGCTGACTACCTGGAGGTCATGGAATCCAACCTGGCCGCGCTGCAGAAGGCGCTCGGCGCGAAGTGA
- a CDS encoding glycine--tRNA ligase, whose translation MAADKIDTIVSLSKRRGFVYPCSEIYGGQKAAWDYGPLGVELKENLKRQWWRYMVTSREDVVGLDSSVILAPEVWVASGHVATFSDPLTECTSCHKRYRADHLEEAYEEKHGKPPVNGLADLNCPNCGNKGTFTEPKQFSGLLSTHLGPTQDSGSVAYLRPETAQGIFTNFAQVKTTSRKKPPFGIAQMGKSFRNEITPGNFIFRTREFEQMEMEFFVKPGEDEEWQEYWMQQRWNWYTGLGLREENMRWFEHPQEKLSHYSKRTADIEYRFRFGGSEWGELEGVANRTDYDLTAHSKASGADLAYYDQEKGERYTPYVIEPAAGVGRAMLAFLLDAYNEDEAPNAKGVMEKRAVMRLDPRLAPVKAAVLPLSRNAQLSPKAKGLAADLRQNWNIEFDDAGAIGRRYRRQDEIGTPFCITVDFDTLDDNAVTVRERDTMKQERVSLDQIQGYLGSRLLGC comes from the coding sequence GTGGCCGCCGACAAGATCGACACCATCGTCAGCCTGAGCAAGCGCCGTGGCTTCGTCTACCCCTGCAGTGAGATCTACGGCGGCCAGAAGGCCGCCTGGGACTACGGGCCGCTGGGCGTCGAGCTGAAGGAGAACCTCAAGCGCCAGTGGTGGCGCTACATGGTCACCTCGCGCGAGGACGTGGTCGGTCTCGACTCGTCGGTCATCCTGGCCCCCGAGGTCTGGGTCGCCTCCGGCCACGTCGCCACCTTCTCCGACCCGCTCACCGAGTGCACCTCCTGCCACAAGCGCTACCGCGCCGACCACCTGGAGGAGGCGTACGAGGAGAAGCACGGCAAGCCGCCGGTCAACGGCCTCGCCGACCTCAACTGCCCCAACTGCGGCAACAAGGGCACCTTCACCGAGCCCAAGCAGTTCTCCGGCCTGCTCTCCACCCACCTCGGCCCGACCCAGGACTCCGGCTCCGTCGCCTACCTGCGCCCGGAGACCGCCCAGGGCATCTTCACCAACTTCGCCCAGGTGAAGACCACGTCGCGCAAGAAGCCGCCGTTCGGCATCGCGCAGATGGGCAAGTCCTTCCGGAACGAGATCACCCCGGGCAACTTCATCTTCCGCACCCGTGAGTTCGAGCAGATGGAGATGGAGTTCTTCGTCAAGCCGGGTGAGGACGAGGAGTGGCAGGAGTACTGGATGCAGCAGCGCTGGAACTGGTACACCGGCCTCGGCCTGCGCGAGGAGAACATGCGGTGGTTCGAGCACCCGCAGGAGAAGCTCTCCCACTACTCCAAGCGCACCGCTGACATCGAGTACCGCTTCCGCTTCGGCGGCAGCGAGTGGGGCGAGCTGGAGGGCGTCGCCAACCGCACCGACTACGACCTCACGGCGCACTCCAAGGCGTCCGGCGCGGACCTCGCCTACTACGACCAGGAGAAGGGCGAGCGCTACACGCCGTACGTCATCGAGCCCGCGGCCGGTGTGGGCCGGGCGATGCTGGCCTTCCTCCTCGACGCCTACAACGAGGACGAGGCCCCCAACGCCAAGGGCGTCATGGAGAAGCGCGCCGTGATGCGCCTCGACCCGCGCCTGGCCCCCGTCAAGGCCGCGGTCCTGCCGCTCTCCCGCAACGCGCAGCTCTCCCCGAAGGCCAAGGGCCTCGCGGCGGACCTGCGGCAGAACTGGAACATCGAGTTCGACGACGCGGGCGCCATCGGCCGCCGCTACCGCCGCCAGGACGAGATCGGCACCCCGTTCTGCATCACCGTCGACTTCGACACCCTGGACGACAACGCCGTCACCGTGCGCGAGCGCGACACCATGAAGCAGGAGCGCGTCTCCCTGGACCAGATCCAGGGTTACCTCGGCTCCCGCCTGCTGGGCTGCTGA
- a CDS encoding DUF6243 family protein yields MAKSRNNLLGVGGQRKKLSRADRQGAGPARDADRKNAADQKQELLRKMRERAQGAAADGTVTDGTADTAPAGTPDQGTAQS; encoded by the coding sequence GTGGCCAAGAGCCGCAACAACCTTCTCGGCGTCGGCGGACAGCGCAAGAAGCTGTCCCGCGCGGACCGGCAGGGCGCCGGCCCGGCGCGTGACGCGGACCGCAAGAACGCGGCCGACCAGAAACAGGAACTGCTGCGCAAGATGCGTGAGCGCGCCCAGGGCGCCGCGGCGGACGGCACCGTGACCGACGGGACCGCGGACACCGCGCCCGCCGGAACCCCTGACCAGGGGACCGCGCAGAGCTGA
- a CDS encoding ArsR/SmtB family transcription factor: MLRIHMSGADLSRVRMATRPDALWETVLSFHRLRDRRGSSVFGKWRTESRARLNGETRLLSAMVPLHGYFPDFLTPAGEGSEPYGLDAGMEALRDTPGERLHGELALLAAGPAGQRRRPDGPRPHLALPAALAEGRAEPLGRLIGALRAYHRAAVEPYWTHIRAAVEADRAVRGRALLDGGAQELLATLPTSIRWRPPVLEADYPVDRDMRLDGRGLLLQPSFFCRGTPVVYRDPDLPPVLVYPLTHPAAPVFAEPGPWLGRLVGHTRSAILRAVEDGCTTSELARRTGVSMASASQHACVLREAGLVLSLRHGSSVLHTLTPLGSSLLRGGAPVAVS, encoded by the coding sequence GTGCTGCGCATCCATATGTCCGGGGCGGACCTTTCCCGCGTGCGGATGGCCACCCGGCCGGACGCATTGTGGGAAACGGTTCTCAGCTTTCACCGGCTGAGGGACCGGAGGGGTTCCTCGGTCTTCGGGAAATGGCGTACGGAATCCCGTGCCCGGCTGAATGGCGAAACGCGCCTGCTGTCGGCGATGGTGCCGCTCCACGGTTATTTCCCGGACTTCCTGACACCCGCCGGGGAGGGCTCCGAGCCCTACGGCCTGGACGCCGGGATGGAGGCGCTGCGGGACACCCCCGGTGAGCGCCTGCACGGCGAACTCGCCCTGCTCGCCGCCGGTCCGGCCGGGCAGCGCCGGCGGCCGGACGGCCCGCGGCCGCACCTCGCGCTGCCGGCCGCGCTCGCCGAGGGGCGCGCCGAGCCGCTGGGCCGGCTCATCGGCGCCCTGCGCGCCTACCACCGGGCCGCCGTCGAGCCGTACTGGACGCACATCCGGGCCGCCGTCGAGGCGGACCGGGCGGTGCGGGGGCGTGCCCTGCTGGACGGCGGGGCGCAGGAACTGCTGGCCACCCTGCCCACCTCGATCCGCTGGCGGCCCCCGGTCCTGGAGGCGGACTACCCCGTCGACCGGGACATGCGGCTGGACGGACGCGGTCTGCTCCTCCAGCCCTCGTTCTTCTGCCGCGGCACCCCGGTCGTCTACCGCGACCCGGACCTGCCGCCGGTGCTCGTCTACCCCCTCACCCACCCCGCCGCCCCGGTGTTCGCCGAGCCCGGCCCCTGGCTCGGGCGGCTCGTCGGGCACACCCGCTCCGCGATCCTCCGGGCCGTCGAGGACGGCTGCACGACGAGCGAACTGGCCCGCCGGACAGGGGTGTCCATGGCTTCCGCGAGCCAGCACGCCTGTGTGCTGCGCGAGGCCGGCCTCGTCCTGTCCCTGCGCCACGGCAGCTCGGTGCTGCACACCCTCACCCCGCTGGGCTCCTCCCTGCTCAGGGGCGGCGCGCCGGTGGCAGTGTCCTGA
- the dusB gene encoding tRNA dihydrouridine synthase DusB: MTTLAPASAPLRIGPHTVQPPVVLAPMAGITNAPFRTLCREFSGGKGLFVSEMITTRALVERNEKTMQLIHFDASETPRSIQLYGVDPVTVGKAVRMIVEEDLADHIDLNFGCPVPKVTRKGGGSALPYKRPLLRAILREAVAAAGDLPVTIKMRKGIDDDHLTYLDAGRIAVEEGVKAVALHGRTTAQHYGGTADWDAIARLKEHVPEIPVLGNGDIWNADDARRMMRETGCDGVVVGRGCLGRPWLFGDLVGAFEGTGARQAPSLREVAAVMLRHATLLGEWIGDESRGVIDFRKHVAWYLKGFAVGSEMRRKLAVTSSLDELGTQLAGLDLDQPWPDGADGPRGRTSGNNRVALPDGWLKDPYDCAGVGADAELDTSGG, encoded by the coding sequence ATGACCACGCTCGCCCCCGCCTCCGCGCCGCTCAGAATCGGCCCGCACACCGTGCAGCCGCCGGTGGTCCTCGCCCCCATGGCAGGCATCACCAACGCCCCGTTCCGCACCCTGTGCCGTGAGTTCTCCGGGGGCAAGGGGCTGTTCGTCAGCGAGATGATCACCACCCGGGCCCTGGTCGAGCGCAACGAGAAGACGATGCAGCTCATCCACTTCGACGCGAGCGAGACCCCGCGCTCCATCCAGCTCTACGGAGTGGACCCGGTCACCGTCGGCAAGGCGGTCCGGATGATCGTCGAGGAGGACCTCGCCGACCACATCGACCTGAACTTCGGCTGCCCCGTGCCCAAGGTCACCCGCAAGGGCGGCGGCTCCGCGCTCCCGTACAAGAGGCCGCTGCTCCGGGCGATCCTGCGGGAGGCGGTGGCGGCCGCGGGGGACCTGCCCGTCACGATCAAGATGCGCAAGGGCATCGACGACGACCACCTCACCTACCTCGACGCCGGCCGGATCGCCGTCGAGGAGGGCGTCAAGGCGGTCGCCCTGCACGGCAGGACCACCGCCCAGCACTACGGCGGCACCGCCGACTGGGACGCCATCGCCCGGCTCAAGGAGCACGTCCCGGAGATCCCCGTCCTCGGCAACGGGGACATCTGGAACGCGGACGACGCCCGGCGGATGATGCGCGAGACCGGCTGCGACGGTGTGGTCGTCGGCCGCGGCTGCCTGGGCCGCCCCTGGCTCTTCGGCGACCTGGTCGGCGCCTTCGAGGGCACCGGAGCCCGGCAGGCCCCCTCCCTGCGGGAGGTCGCCGCCGTCATGCTGCGCCACGCCACCCTGCTGGGGGAGTGGATCGGCGACGAGAGCCGGGGCGTGATCGACTTCCGCAAGCACGTGGCCTGGTACCTCAAGGGCTTCGCCGTCGGCTCCGAGATGCGCAGGAAGCTCGCCGTCACCTCCTCCCTCGACGAACTGGGCACCCAGCTGGCCGGGCTGGACCTCGACCAGCCCTGGCCGGACGGTGCCGACGGGCCCCGCGGACGTACGTCGGGCAACAACCGGGTGGCGCTCCCGGACGGCTGGCTGAAGGACCCCTACGACTGCGCCGGGGTGGGCGCCGACGCGGAACTGGACACCTCCGGGGGCTGA
- a CDS encoding VOC family protein: MPQMIFVNLPVRDLEVSKNFFSKLGYGFNPKFSDETTACLVISDTIFAMLITEPRFKDFTRKDIADASKTTEVLLALSAESREKVDELTDAALASGGSPANETMDMGFMYGRSFQDPDHHIWEVVWMDPEAAENGPES, translated from the coding sequence ATGCCCCAGATGATCTTCGTGAACCTGCCGGTCAGGGATCTGGAGGTGTCGAAGAACTTCTTCTCGAAGCTGGGCTACGGCTTCAACCCGAAGTTCAGCGACGAGACCACGGCCTGTCTGGTGATCAGCGACACGATCTTCGCCATGCTCATCACCGAGCCCCGCTTCAAGGACTTCACCAGGAAGGACATCGCCGACGCCTCGAAGACCACCGAGGTCCTTCTCGCGCTGAGCGCCGAGAGCCGGGAGAAGGTCGACGAGCTCACGGACGCGGCGCTCGCCTCCGGCGGCTCCCCGGCCAACGAGACGATGGACATGGGCTTCATGTACGGCCGTTCCTTCCAGGACCCGGACCACCACATCTGGGAGGTCGTCTGGATGGACCCGGAGGCCGCCGAGAACGGCCCGGAGTCCTGA
- a CDS encoding metal ABC transporter ATP-binding protein, whose amino-acid sequence MRAGTAALGGRPVLRGVDLTVRRGEVVALLGANGSGKSTAVRSVIGQVPLTGGGVELFGTPLRRFRQWARVGYVPQRTTAAGGVPATIHEVVSSGRLSRTKLRLPRGADREAVDRAIELVGLTDRAKDSVDALSGGQHQRVLIARALAAAPELLIMDEPMAGVDLASQEILAATLRAQVAAGTTVLLVLHELGPLEPLIDRAVVLRDGCVLHDGPPPKAVGQHALPGHDHVHPHAASEPVRTGLLS is encoded by the coding sequence ATGCGCGCGGGGACGGCGGCCCTCGGCGGCCGCCCGGTGCTGCGCGGCGTGGACCTCACCGTCCGCCGCGGGGAGGTCGTGGCCCTGCTCGGCGCCAACGGCTCCGGCAAGTCCACCGCCGTACGCTCCGTCATCGGCCAGGTGCCGCTGACCGGCGGGGGCGTGGAACTCTTCGGCACCCCGCTGCGCCGCTTCCGGCAGTGGGCGCGCGTCGGCTACGTACCGCAGCGCACCACCGCGGCCGGCGGGGTCCCCGCCACGATCCACGAGGTGGTCTCCTCCGGCCGGCTCTCCCGTACGAAGCTGCGGCTGCCGCGCGGGGCGGACCGGGAGGCCGTCGACCGGGCCATCGAGCTGGTCGGGCTCACCGACCGGGCCAAGGACTCCGTGGACGCCCTCTCCGGCGGCCAGCACCAGCGGGTGCTGATCGCCCGCGCGCTCGCCGCCGCCCCCGAGCTGCTGATCATGGACGAGCCGATGGCCGGGGTCGACCTGGCCAGCCAGGAGATCCTCGCCGCGACCCTGCGCGCGCAGGTCGCCGCCGGGACGACCGTGCTGCTCGTCCTGCACGAACTCGGCCCCCTGGAACCGCTGATCGACCGGGCCGTCGTGCTGCGGGACGGCTGCGTCCTGCACGACGGTCCGCCGCCCAAGGCCGTCGGCCAGCACGCCCTGCCGGGCCACGACCACGTACACCCCCACGCGGCTTCCGAGCCCGTCCGGACCGGACTGCTGAGCTGA
- a CDS encoding metal ABC transporter permease: MEFLSPPFMQRALIAAVLVGITAPAIGIYLVQRRQALMGDGIGHIAMTGVGLGFLMSANPVWMATLVAVAGSVVMELIRWYGRTRGDIALAMLFYGGMAGGVMLINLSDTGSNANLTSFLFGSLSTVSEEDVTAIVVLAAFVVLVTVGLRRQLFAVSQDEEFARVTGLPVRLLNLLVAVTAAVTVTVAMRVVGLLLVSALMVVPVAAAQQIARSFKVTFVVAVVIGTAVALAGTVTSYYQDVPPGATIVLLAIAAFVALTALAAPLARRRAARARAADPAGCTLEVPAARPGADDVRV; this comes from the coding sequence ATGGAATTCCTCTCTCCCCCCTTCATGCAGCGGGCGCTGATCGCGGCCGTCCTCGTCGGCATCACCGCGCCGGCCATCGGCATCTACCTGGTGCAGCGCCGCCAGGCCCTGATGGGCGACGGCATCGGGCACATCGCCATGACCGGGGTCGGCCTCGGCTTCCTGATGTCCGCCAACCCCGTCTGGATGGCCACCCTGGTGGCCGTGGCGGGTTCGGTCGTCATGGAACTGATCCGCTGGTACGGCCGCACCCGCGGCGACATCGCGCTGGCCATGCTGTTCTACGGGGGCATGGCGGGCGGGGTGATGCTGATCAACCTCTCCGACACCGGTTCCAACGCCAATCTCACGTCGTTCCTGTTCGGTTCGCTCTCGACCGTCTCCGAGGAGGACGTCACCGCGATCGTCGTCCTGGCCGCCTTCGTCGTCCTCGTCACCGTCGGACTGCGGCGCCAGCTGTTCGCGGTCAGCCAGGACGAGGAGTTCGCCCGGGTCACCGGACTGCCGGTGCGGCTGCTCAACCTGCTGGTCGCCGTCACGGCCGCGGTCACGGTCACCGTGGCGATGCGGGTCGTGGGACTGCTGCTGGTCAGCGCCCTGATGGTGGTGCCCGTCGCCGCCGCGCAGCAGATCGCCAGGTCCTTCAAGGTGACCTTCGTCGTGGCGGTCGTCATCGGCACGGCCGTCGCCCTGGCGGGCACCGTGACCTCCTACTACCAGGACGTCCCGCCCGGCGCCACGATCGTGCTGCTGGCGATCGCCGCGTTCGTCGCCCTGACGGCGCTCGCCGCGCCGCTGGCCCGCCGGCGGGCCGCCCGCGCACGCGCCGCGGATCCGGCCGGGTGCACCCTGGAGGTGCCTGCGGCCCGCCCCGGCGCGGACGACGTCAGGGTATGA